In a single window of the Necator americanus strain Aroian chromosome X, whole genome shotgun sequence genome:
- a CDS encoding hypothetical protein (NECATOR_CHRX.G21984.T2) — MVIVGEDAILKIGLKQQSDVLGKWGVIKVCLWYSKSVRLAFLNFKAAFDSRHRGLLNALRTDGVPRRSVGLLDDMNQRATFRIPNGCTKPFEVVSGVRQGTVARDFPFDLPIDDVMRGTVEQCSADIMLPPDRRPVHRRCYISEREDSICCQYVVTL, encoded by the exons ATGGTCATTGTCGGAGAAGACGCAATTCTGAAGATAGGACTtaaacaacaatccgatgtgcttggaaaatg GGGAGTCATCAAAGTTTGCCTGTGGTATTCAAAGTCTGTGCGATTGGCCTTTCTGAACTTTAAAGCTGCTTTCGACTCTCGTCATCGAGgccttctcaacgcgcttcgcacTGATGGAGTACCAAGAAGGTCCGTTGGCctacttgatgacatgaatcaacgtgCAACCTTTCGAATACCAAACGGATGTACAAAACCCTTTGAAGTGGTAagtggagtaagacaagggacaGTCGCAAGAGACTTCCCGTTCGACTTACCCATTGATGACGTCATGCGAGGAACAGTCGAACAGTGTTCTGCTGACATCATGCTGCCACCTGATCGACGTCCAGTACACCGACGATGTTATATTAGCGAGCGCGAAGATTCAATATGTTGTCAATACGTTGTGACCTTGTGA
- a CDS encoding hypothetical protein (NECATOR_CHRX.G21984.T1), producing the protein MVIVGEDAILKIGLKQQSDVLGKWYYPVQCTSDNADRLVDVCEHTNLIIASTFNNDHRRHQLTWQGSTSLMPEKQRTRKTGTLKHLFIYVYSCSLRTRKKLRDADSFKAESTCNSVFTGRGVIKVCLWYSKSVRLAFLNFKAAFDSRHRGLLNALRTDGVPRRSVGLLDDMNQRATFRIPNGCTKPFEVVSGVRQGTVARDFPFDLPIDDVMRGTVEQCSADIMLPPDRRPVHRRCYISEREDSICCQYVVTL; encoded by the exons ATGGTCATTGTCGGAGAAGACGCAATTCTGAAGATAGGACTtaaacaacaatccgatgtgcttggaaaatggtattatccagtgCAATGTACCTCGGATAACGCTGACCGTTTGGTCGACGTGTGTGAACACACGAACCTCATAATAGCTTCCACGTTTAACAAcgatcatcgacgccatcagcttacgtggcaagGGTCAACCTCTTTGATGCCTGAAAAGCAGCGCACAAGGAAGACGGGAACTCTCAAACACCTGTTCATTTATGTCTATTCATGTTCactacggaccaggaagaagcttagagatgcggattccttcaaaGCAGAATCCACATGCAACTCT GTTTTCACTGGCAGGGGAGTCATCAAAGTTTGCCTGTGGTATTCAAAGTCTGTGCGATTGGCCTTTCTGAACTTTAAAGCTGCTTTCGACTCTCGTCATCGAGgccttctcaacgcgcttcgcacTGATGGAGTACCAAGAAGGTCCGTTGGCctacttgatgacatgaatcaacgtgCAACCTTTCGAATACCAAACGGATGTACAAAACCCTTTGAAGTGGTAagtggagtaagacaagggacaGTCGCAAGAGACTTCCCGTTCGACTTACCCATTGATGACGTCATGCGAGGAACAGTCGAACAGTGTTCTGCTGACATCATGCTGCCACCTGATCGACGTCCAGTACACCGACGATGTTATATTAGCGAGCGCGAAGATTCAATATGTTGTCAATACGTTGTGACCTTGTGA